From Shewanella psychrophila, a single genomic window includes:
- a CDS encoding Tn3 family transposase — protein sequence MVYLQLFKGLADGSVFVKDSNGYRALEDELIDIEYWTNHKHRLLAELNMPLLSMSITTLLSRLEASLEQKYIDVNQRIETGENAALKLRYNKRKELVKWTLPYVRLDDGINNPFYEKLPVSGIGDVLRFVDEQTDFLAAFTHLQPKYAKSIPEAEVLNACILANATGLETKKMKDISDIKEKDLDNVNKNFQRSQTLSAASDVIMNHTAKLPIFNQYNLSDYGVHASVDGQKFTTRYNTIKSRYSKKYFGTMRGLVMYTLSANHMPLCLKVIGANEHESHFLLDIVESNTSDVEVTAVSGDMHSINRVNFALMNLFGYKFMPRFTQIAETANNRLVGFNNVSSYEKYILKPSKQVDKALIIKEWDNILRILVSLALKQTTQSQVVRKLSSFKTNATLKALIALDQIMMSDYLLDYIDSQEMRSVVQASLCRGESYHQLSGTIAKVSGGKSLRGKNEIELDIAAESIRLIANAVIFYNATLLAYLYQFYLKAEPDKANKISRLSPVAWQHISFIGKYEFYNRRVSINIQEVIDYFMSDSEINFLAAA from the coding sequence ATGGTTTACCTGCAGCTATTTAAAGGACTGGCTGATGGTTCCGTGTTCGTTAAAGACAGTAATGGCTATCGAGCACTTGAAGATGAATTAATCGACATCGAATATTGGACTAATCACAAGCATAGACTGCTCGCTGAACTTAATATGCCACTTCTCTCCATGAGTATCACCACATTATTAAGCAGACTTGAGGCCAGTCTCGAACAGAAATATATCGATGTTAATCAGCGGATCGAAACAGGGGAAAACGCCGCGCTGAAGCTGCGATATAACAAGCGAAAAGAGTTGGTAAAGTGGACATTGCCTTATGTACGGCTTGATGACGGGATCAATAATCCTTTCTATGAGAAATTACCTGTATCGGGGATCGGAGATGTGCTTCGATTTGTCGATGAACAAACCGACTTTTTGGCGGCGTTTACTCACCTGCAGCCTAAATACGCGAAAAGTATTCCAGAAGCAGAGGTGCTGAACGCCTGCATACTTGCCAATGCTACCGGTTTAGAAACTAAAAAAATGAAGGACATTAGTGATATAAAGGAAAAGGATCTCGATAACGTTAATAAAAACTTTCAACGTAGCCAAACACTCAGTGCAGCCAGTGATGTGATCATGAATCACACCGCCAAACTGCCAATATTTAATCAATATAATTTATCAGACTACGGGGTACACGCGAGTGTTGACGGGCAGAAATTCACGACCCGATACAATACGATAAAATCCCGTTACTCGAAAAAATACTTTGGCACGATGCGGGGTCTGGTCATGTACACTCTTAGTGCCAACCATATGCCTTTATGCTTAAAAGTGATTGGCGCTAACGAGCATGAATCTCACTTCTTACTCGATATAGTAGAAAGTAACACCTCAGATGTAGAGGTGACAGCGGTTTCAGGTGATATGCATAGCATTAATCGAGTGAACTTTGCTCTGATGAACTTGTTTGGCTATAAATTTATGCCTCGATTTACCCAAATAGCAGAAACGGCAAATAACAGGTTAGTTGGCTTTAATAACGTATCGAGTTACGAGAAATATATACTCAAACCGAGCAAACAAGTGGATAAGGCCCTGATCATTAAAGAGTGGGATAACATCCTGCGGATCTTAGTGTCTCTGGCTTTAAAGCAAACCACGCAAAGTCAGGTTGTGCGTAAATTATCATCGTTTAAAACCAATGCAACACTTAAGGCCCTCATCGCTTTAGATCAAATAATGATGTCTGATTATTTGCTGGACTACATTGATAGCCAAGAGATGCGCTCGGTGGTGCAAGCTTCTCTATGCCGCGGTGAATCCTATCACCAGTTAAGTGGCACAATAGCCAAGGTCAGTGGTGGAAAATCCCTTAGAGGTAAGAATGAAATAGAATTGGATATTGCAGCAGAGTCGATCCGGTTAATCGCCAATGCGGTCATTTTCTATAATGCGACGTTACTGGCTTACCTTTATCAATTTTATCTTAAAGCAGAACCAGATAAAGCGAATAAAATCAGCCGATTATCACCAGTAGCATGGCAGCACATCAGCTTCATTGGAAAATATGAATTTTACAATCGAAGGGTTTCTATTAATATTCAAGAGGTTATCGATTATTTCATGAGTGATTCTGAAATCAATTTTTTGGCTGCAGCCTAG
- a CDS encoding peptidase domain-containing ABC transporter, whose amino-acid sequence MGDMSLNQPGNPVELLVFSGKKRVPLTLQAEMAECGLACVAMIASFHGHKLDMAALRKRYSADLKGMNLQQLIGLSDSMGLASRALRCPIEEVGKLALPCVLHWDMNHFVVLTGVTKSGVSINDPGLGKRHLPLKEFAEHFTGIALELTPTKGFEQQDERQQMRLSQLWSKMTGLGKALTTLFVLSILLQVFALVTPYYMQWVVDEVLISQDKPLLIVLALGFGLLAIINVITTGVRSWLVLRVSSLLNMQMGVNLLRHLLRLPMSYFEKRHIGDLVSRFGSLAQVRERLTTGLVETVVDGVMSIAVLVMMLMYSVKLTLVVVAAILIYALLRLALYRPLHRATEESIQASAKEQTNFLENIRGIQTIKLFTCEPQRQSIWQNRYSEVINADIRLGKLKISFEAVNKLLFGLENIIVIYLAATIVMTGGLTIGMVLAFIAYKNQLTERFASLIEQLILFRMLRLHLDRISDIALHEQEASRESIIPLNKVTGQLTLEHVSFCYGDNEPDVIDDVSLTINAHESVAIVGESGCGKTTLVKLMLGLLTPTQGRILLDGQDITQIGLTQYRQQIAAVMQDDTLLSGSIADNLTFFEPEPNYLRMQQCAQMAEIDTDIHKMTMGYNTLVGDMGSQFSGGQVQRLLLARALYQQPSLLFMDEATSHLDIDNEAKISEQIKHLEMTRIIIAHRPETIKQAQRVLVMYQGKVYTPEEMQQLTGTE is encoded by the coding sequence ATGGGTGATATGTCATTAAACCAACCTGGCAATCCCGTTGAGTTGTTAGTATTTTCAGGTAAGAAACGCGTGCCGCTCACCTTGCAGGCAGAGATGGCGGAGTGTGGCCTTGCTTGTGTCGCAATGATTGCTAGTTTTCATGGCCATAAGCTTGATATGGCAGCATTAAGGAAACGCTATAGTGCTGACCTTAAGGGGATGAACTTACAGCAACTTATTGGATTAAGTGACAGCATGGGGCTCGCGAGTCGAGCGCTTAGATGCCCGATAGAAGAGGTTGGTAAGTTAGCTTTGCCCTGTGTCTTGCATTGGGACATGAATCACTTTGTGGTACTCACTGGTGTAACAAAATCGGGTGTGAGTATTAATGACCCAGGGCTGGGTAAGAGGCACCTTCCCCTTAAAGAGTTTGCAGAGCACTTTACTGGTATCGCATTAGAATTGACCCCTACAAAGGGGTTTGAGCAGCAGGATGAGCGTCAACAAATGCGTTTGTCCCAGCTCTGGAGCAAGATGACAGGGTTAGGTAAAGCCTTAACCACTTTGTTCGTTCTATCTATATTGCTTCAAGTTTTTGCGCTGGTAACACCTTACTACATGCAGTGGGTGGTAGATGAAGTGCTGATTAGCCAGGATAAACCTTTGTTAATTGTGCTCGCATTAGGTTTTGGTCTGCTTGCCATTATTAATGTGATAACAACAGGTGTGCGTAGTTGGTTGGTACTCAGGGTATCGAGTCTACTTAATATGCAGATGGGTGTTAATTTGCTGCGTCACTTGCTTAGATTGCCCATGAGTTACTTCGAGAAGCGCCATATTGGTGATTTAGTTTCTCGTTTTGGCTCTCTTGCGCAAGTACGCGAACGACTCACAACTGGGCTCGTTGAAACAGTCGTTGATGGTGTTATGTCGATTGCGGTATTGGTGATGATGCTAATGTATAGCGTTAAACTGACATTGGTTGTCGTCGCGGCAATTCTAATTTATGCACTGTTGCGTTTAGCGCTTTACCGTCCTTTGCACCGAGCAACGGAAGAGTCCATTCAAGCCAGCGCAAAAGAGCAAACTAATTTTCTTGAAAACATTCGCGGCATTCAAACCATCAAGTTATTTACGTGTGAGCCACAAAGGCAAAGTATTTGGCAAAACCGCTATAGCGAAGTGATTAATGCAGACATTCGCCTAGGTAAACTAAAAATTAGTTTTGAAGCGGTTAACAAACTCCTATTTGGTCTTGAGAACATTATTGTTATTTACCTTGCGGCAACGATAGTCATGACTGGTGGCTTAACCATCGGTATGGTACTGGCGTTTATTGCTTATAAAAACCAATTAACTGAACGTTTCGCGAGCTTAATAGAGCAGCTTATTTTATTTCGTATGCTGCGCCTACACCTTGACCGTATTTCGGATATTGCTCTTCATGAACAAGAGGCGAGTCGTGAAAGTATTATTCCGCTGAATAAAGTGACTGGGCAACTTACCCTTGAGCATGTCAGTTTTTGTTATGGCGATAATGAACCAGATGTCATTGACGACGTATCACTGACTATTAATGCACATGAGTCAGTAGCAATAGTGGGCGAGTCAGGCTGTGGCAAGACTACCCTGGTAAAGCTGATGCTTGGTCTATTAACGCCAACTCAAGGTCGTATTTTATTGGATGGCCAAGACATTACCCAAATTGGCCTGACTCAATATCGGCAGCAAATTGCAGCCGTCATGCAAGATGACACTTTATTATCCGGTTCAATCGCCGACAACCTGACCTTCTTTGAGCCTGAGCCCAATTATTTACGCATGCAGCAATGTGCGCAAATGGCTGAGATAGACACCGATATTCATAAGATGACCATGGGGTATAATACGCTGGTCGGTGATATGGGCAGTCAGTTTTCTGGTGGACAGGTTCAACGACTATTACTGGCAAGAGCTTTATACCAGCAACCCAGTTTACTGTTTATGGATGAAGCGACCAGCCATCTTGATATCGACAACGAAGCCAAGATTAGTGAACAGATAAAGCATCTTGAAATGACCCGAATTATTATTGCTCACAGACCTGAAACCATCAAGCAAGCGCAGCGGGTATTAGTGATGTACCAAGGCAAAGTCTACACACCAGAAGAGATGCAGCAATTAACAGGAACGGAATAA
- a CDS encoding arylsulfatase: protein MSVAFHVADGDYLYAQFPGFYRMASLLEAMAEGIQRGDLEILKGH, encoded by the coding sequence ATGAGTGTTGCATTTCATGTGGCGGACGGGGATTACCTTTATGCCCAGTTCCCTGGCTTTTATCGTATGGCCTCATTGTTAGAAGCCATGGCCGAAGGGATTCAGCGAGGAGATTTGGAGATACTAAAAGGTCATTAG
- a CDS encoding HlyD family secretion protein, translated as MSALFRQQAVEAQKQKLHGDVSLAQPISIYLAAIILLCIIIALVLFLSFSHYARKETVRGYLVPDKGLIKTYANRSGNVEVLHVSEGDIVKKGSPLATIVLRRSMLSGEELSESLIDELRLQFTLLQTEQSVNSTMEVKETARLKTSMADSRASLAVLTKLEALLTEKLALQMAQQVQHKKLFKDGFLSTLDYQSQQEKFIAVRQEIENLTSNQVQIQSQLNSASAELDVLPSQYTLKDGDLARRRSELKRQIDETENNYRYVIRATEAGTVASIQIVEGEFVVNSRPLMSLIPKGAQLVAELLLPTRSAGFVKSGDEARLRFDAFPYQRFGFLESHVSRIDKALLLDGEARVPVTLSEPVYRIRTQLSKQDMLAYGDKFPLKSGMLLEADIVLDRRSLLDWLLDPIYSLQGRVG; from the coding sequence ATGTCAGCATTATTTCGTCAACAGGCCGTTGAGGCGCAAAAACAAAAACTACATGGTGATGTGTCATTAGCACAACCTATTTCAATTTATTTAGCCGCGATCATTTTGCTTTGTATTATCATCGCACTCGTTCTATTCCTCTCTTTTTCTCACTATGCCCGCAAAGAAACGGTTCGTGGTTATTTAGTGCCGGACAAAGGCTTAATTAAAACCTACGCCAACCGCAGTGGTAACGTCGAAGTATTGCATGTATCTGAAGGTGACATCGTTAAAAAGGGCTCGCCTTTAGCGACGATAGTATTAAGACGCAGTATGCTCTCAGGTGAAGAATTAAGTGAGTCACTGATTGATGAGTTGAGGCTGCAATTTACGCTGCTTCAAACTGAGCAGAGTGTTAATAGCACCATGGAAGTGAAAGAGACCGCGCGGTTAAAAACATCAATGGCGGATAGTCGCGCATCTCTTGCGGTACTGACTAAGCTCGAAGCACTGCTAACAGAAAAGTTAGCGCTGCAAATGGCGCAACAGGTTCAGCATAAAAAGCTGTTTAAAGACGGCTTCTTATCTACGTTAGATTACCAATCTCAGCAAGAGAAGTTCATTGCTGTCAGACAAGAAATTGAAAACTTAACATCCAACCAAGTACAAATTCAAAGCCAACTTAATTCAGCGTCAGCAGAGCTGGATGTCTTACCCAGCCAATACACACTTAAAGACGGCGACCTAGCAAGGCGGCGTTCAGAGCTTAAGCGTCAAATTGATGAAACTGAAAATAATTACCGCTACGTTATTCGAGCAACAGAAGCGGGGACCGTTGCATCGATACAAATCGTAGAGGGTGAGTTTGTCGTCAACAGTCGCCCACTAATGAGTTTAATTCCGAAAGGCGCACAACTGGTCGCGGAGCTGCTACTCCCAACTCGCAGCGCGGGTTTTGTTAAATCGGGGGATGAGGCCAGATTGCGGTTTGATGCATTTCCATACCAACGGTTTGGCTTCCTAGAAAGCCACGTCTCTCGGATTGATAAAGCGCTACTACTCGATGGCGAAGCCAGGGTGCCTGTTACTTTGTCAGAACCCGTTTACCGTATTAGAACACAATTATCAAAACAAGATATGCTGGCTTATGGTGACAAGTTTCCATTGAAGAGTGGCATGTTACTTGAAGCTGACATTGTACTCGATAGACGTAGTCTGCTTGACTGGTTACTGGACCCAATTTACAGCTTACAAGGGAGAGTAGGTTAA
- a CDS encoding IS3 family transposase (programmed frameshift) — translation MNTKRQYRTYTKEFKEEALCLITEQGYSVPQAADALGVSSNLLYTWKQKAEELESSNVTSDERAELLALRKEVKQLRVEKEIFKKGQCLLRERNEVKFRYIRDNRSQFEIKTVCKVLNVSRSAFYDWLSRPAKIISENELKLYRTAKRLFKRSRNSLGSRQLSKKLCEEGYIIGRYRTRSIMRKLGLVVTQRQAYTVTTKRKHSDSVADNVLSQNFNPAEPNQAWAGDVTYLRTNEGWMYLAIVMDLHSRRIIGWSISKRMTVSLVERALQVAITLRQPGCGVLFHSDRGSQYTSKQFQSLLTKSGMTPSMSSVGACLDNAVVERFFGSLKHEWLLNVVHLTRESMKQDVEEYIRYYNHERLHTTLGDLTPSNYEKLQSQVSSCA, via the exons ATGAATACGAAAAGACAGTACCGAACTTATACCAAAGAGTTTAAAGAAGAAGCTTTATGCTTAATAACCGAACAAGGCTATAGCGTTCCACAAGCCGCAGACGCGCTTGGTGTCTCATCCAACCTGCTCTATACCTGGAAACAGAAGGCTGAAGAGCTAGAGAGTTCTAACGTAACTTCAGATGAGAGAGCCGAGCTTTTAGCCCTAAGAAAAGAGGTTAAGCAGCTTCGCGTAGAGAAAGAAATAT TTAAAAAAGGCCAGTGCCTTCTTCGCGAAAGAAATGAAGTAAAGTTTCGGTATATTCGAGACAACCGCTCTCAATTCGAAATAAAAACAGTTTGTAAGGTGCTGAACGTTAGCCGTAGTGCCTTCTATGATTGGCTATCTAGGCCCGCTAAGATTATTAGCGAAAATGAGCTAAAACTGTATCGTACGGCAAAGCGCCTTTTCAAGCGCAGTCGTAACAGCTTAGGCTCACGTCAGTTATCCAAAAAACTATGTGAAGAAGGCTATATCATCGGCCGTTATCGCACTCGCTCTATCATGCGAAAGCTTGGCTTAGTGGTGACTCAGCGCCAAGCCTATACAGTAACGACTAAGCGAAAACACAGTGATAGTGTTGCAGATAACGTGCTGAGCCAGAACTTTAACCCTGCTGAACCTAACCAAGCTTGGGCAGGTGATGTCACCTATCTGAGAACTAACGAAGGCTGGATGTATTTAGCTATTGTTATGGATTTACACTCTAGACGAATCATTGGCTGGAGTATCTCGAAACGAATGACCGTCAGCTTGGTTGAACGTGCATTACAGGTGGCTATAACACTTCGTCAACCAGGCTGCGGTGTTTTATTTCACAGTGACAGAGGCTCGCAGTATACGAGTAAGCAATTCCAAAGCTTGCTAACAAAGAGCGGAATGACACCTTCTATGAGCAGTGTTGGCGCTTGCCTAGATAATGCTGTCGTTGAACGATTTTTTGGTAGTTTAAAGCACGAATGGCTGTTGAATGTAGTTCATTTAACACGAGAGTCAATGAAGCAAGATGTTGAGGAATATATTAGGTATTACAACCATGAGCGGTTACATACTACGCTAGGTGATTTAACACCGAGCAACTATGAAAAGTTACAAAGTCAGGTGTCCAGTTGTGCTTGA